In Pelodiscus sinensis isolate JC-2024 unplaced genomic scaffold, ASM4963464v1 ctg38, whole genome shotgun sequence, the following proteins share a genomic window:
- the LOC106731943 gene encoding uncharacterized protein LOC106731943 isoform X4, whose protein sequence is MGHPHATRHPHQKRRVVVLQKLTTLDRYRSFRNQFGVGRLTVKAVLMQVVRAINTILRNVDPIMAVFAAMGFPNCGTGGRIDSPRPPGLRLYQLEGVPFNGPAALVDHQGWFTNINIGQSGKAQDAHVFRSSSLFQKMHAGTFSLAAPSGSGTWTCIPHDACSLSFAPMADEALHWTPRPCEGTFQHQAHPPGPQHVEHSQVVVACCVLHYLSKNKGGDVPARVAG, encoded by the exons atgggacacccacatgcaaccCGCCATCCCCACCAGAAGCGTCGTGTTGTGGTACTTCAGAAGCTCACCACGCTGGACAGATACCGCTCCTTtaggaaccagttcggtgtggggagattgaCCGTCaaggctgtgctcatgcag gtggtgagggccatcaacaccatcctgcgcaatgtggaccccatcatggctgtctttgctgccatgggcttccccaactgtgggacgGGGGGCCGCATTGACAGCCCCCGACCACCGGGCCTCCGATTATATCAACTGGAAGGGGTACCTTTCAATGGTCCTGCAGCCCTCGTTGACCACCAAGGCTGGTTCACTAACATCAACATCGGGCAATCGGGGAAGGCGCAGGACGCCCACGTCTTTAGGAGCTCCAgtctgttccagaagatgcacgccGGCACTTTTTCCCTGGCCGCACCATCAGgatcagggacgtggacatgcatCCCCCACGACGCATGCAGCCTATCCTTTGctcccatggctgatgaagccctgcaCTGGACACCTAGACCTTGTGAAGGAACATTTCAACACCAggctcacccacctggacctcagcatgtGGAACATTCCcaggtggtggtggcctgctgtgtcctgcactaTCTGAGCAAGAACAAGGGGGGAGACGTTCCTGCCAGAGTGGCAGGGTAG